One window from the genome of Paenibacillus azoreducens encodes:
- a CDS encoding acyltransferase produces MSKPRIEEWTQLRALAFLAIVMQHSIAEYIYRADIEQADSIMLTMVYHLTRFGTPTFVFLSAVLLFYNYGEYSGKMNYFKFIRKRFGDVYVPFLCWTFIYWLYVHVFSPSFWQKGGQDWGSLPKELVIPQNGYQLWFINMIMQFYIFFPIMAAIYRGVRGRLHSLSERTRSRSVFAIIACTGLFYFILLYLSYHQMGPWAEALGRPWSDLLQYRSYSFLMYGFYFVIGAVCAANVEKWRTWCTKLLPWSGLVFLGMYIRLGSDVLRGSGEVVNLNISTYLKPATFIIIIAQMLLLYGLLIMMQSRNKTFLRLLSWIGRYSFGGYLVHALVIYIIGNFTRPLELGGSHLRFTLLTFMLTVSASLGISCMLSRMPGSRWIVGAKKRSLQRKVSEKSDYRSKSRVFS; encoded by the coding sequence ATGAGCAAACCGCGCATCGAAGAATGGACTCAGTTAAGGGCGCTTGCGTTTCTGGCCATTGTCATGCAGCACTCGATCGCCGAGTACATTTACAGGGCCGATATTGAACAAGCCGACTCCATTATGCTGACGATGGTATACCATTTGACCCGTTTTGGAACCCCGACATTTGTATTTTTGTCCGCAGTTTTGTTGTTCTACAATTATGGCGAGTATAGCGGGAAAATGAATTATTTCAAATTTATCCGGAAGAGGTTTGGGGACGTCTATGTTCCTTTTCTTTGCTGGACTTTTATTTACTGGCTGTATGTTCACGTATTTTCACCGTCGTTTTGGCAAAAGGGCGGACAGGACTGGGGAAGTTTACCCAAAGAGCTGGTTATTCCGCAAAACGGTTATCAGCTCTGGTTTATTAATATGATCATGCAGTTTTATATTTTCTTTCCGATCATGGCGGCGATTTACCGGGGCGTTCGCGGCAGGCTTCACTCTCTGAGTGAACGGACCCGCAGCCGGAGCGTTTTCGCGATCATAGCTTGCACCGGCTTATTTTATTTCATATTATTGTATCTTTCTTATCATCAAATGGGCCCCTGGGCGGAAGCACTCGGAAGGCCTTGGTCCGATTTGCTGCAGTACCGCAGCTATTCCTTTCTTATGTATGGGTTTTATTTTGTAATTGGCGCGGTATGTGCCGCAAACGTTGAGAAGTGGAGGACGTGGTGCACAAAACTGTTGCCGTGGAGCGGGCTTGTCTTTCTTGGCATGTATATCCGGCTTGGTTCTGATGTGCTGCGGGGTTCGGGAGAGGTCGTAAACCTGAATATTTCCACGTATCTCAAACCTGCAACATTTATCATTATCATAGCGCAAATGCTGCTGTTATACGGGCTTTTGATCATGATGCAGAGTCGTAATAAAACGTTTTTGCGGCTACTTTCATGGATCGGAAGGTATTCGTTCGGAGGGTATCTCGTACACGCCCTGGTTATTTACATCATCGGGAACTTTACCCGTCCTTTGGAGCTTGGAGGAAGCCATTTGAGGTTTACGCTGTTGACCTTTATGCTCACCGTGTCGGCATCGCTTGGAATCAGCTGCATGTTGTCCCGCATGCCCGGGTCGCGCTGGATCGTCGGAGCCAAAAAGCGCAGCCTGCAGCGAAAAGTTTCGGAAAAATCCGATTACCGGAGCAAGTCCCGGGTGTTTTCTTAG
- a CDS encoding 2-isopropylmalate synthase, whose protein sequence is MDRKIIVLDTTLRDGEQVPGAKLNVQQKIEFAQQLKRLNVDMIEAGFPASSAGDFQAVQEIARTVGDSVTVTALARAVKSDIESVYESIKLAQNPFIHIVLGTSNIHVEKKFSRSKDAVLEMGVEAVKFAKTLLPEVQYSTEDASRSDFEYLWKTIEAVVKAGATIINVPDTVGYAVPEEFGELIRKINDRLKNLNDKVILSVHCHNDLGLATANTLSAIKNGAEKVECTINGLGERAGNTSLEEVVMGLKVRENYFNCHTQIHLKEILRTSKLLTHLTGLDVQVNKAITGENAFAHSSGIHQDGLLKDKNVYEIMSPEEVGAESMELILTARSGRHAFKNAVEKIGFDTSDHDDFEELFAKFLKLADAKKEVYDHDVFYLVTEHRKLDEGSGHLYELESFQVVTNDLYPTATVKLRKGGESFKDSMVGDGPIDALYSAIKALVGLDVHLKDYKINSMSRGKEAIGRVNIRMEYQGKSYSGRAMDTDIIKASALAFLNGINAALLDASNDLEAAPAPQEA, encoded by the coding sequence AGGGGATTTTCAGGCTGTTCAGGAAATTGCCAGAACCGTTGGAGACAGCGTGACGGTTACAGCGCTTGCCCGGGCGGTAAAAAGCGACATCGAAAGCGTCTATGAAAGCATCAAGCTCGCCCAAAATCCGTTTATCCATATCGTGCTGGGCACATCGAACATTCACGTCGAGAAAAAGTTTAGCCGTTCCAAGGACGCGGTGCTGGAAATGGGCGTCGAAGCGGTCAAGTTTGCCAAAACGCTGCTGCCTGAAGTGCAGTATTCGACGGAGGATGCTTCCCGTTCGGATTTTGAATATTTGTGGAAAACGATCGAAGCCGTCGTTAAAGCCGGGGCAACGATCATCAATGTGCCTGACACCGTCGGTTATGCCGTTCCTGAAGAATTCGGCGAGCTGATCCGGAAAATCAATGACCGTTTGAAAAACCTGAACGATAAAGTCATCCTGAGCGTACACTGCCATAATGACCTTGGACTTGCGACGGCAAATACGCTCAGCGCCATTAAAAACGGTGCGGAGAAGGTGGAATGTACCATCAACGGATTGGGCGAACGGGCAGGCAACACCTCGCTGGAAGAAGTGGTTATGGGACTGAAGGTGAGAGAAAACTATTTTAACTGCCATACCCAAATCCATCTGAAAGAAATTCTGAGAACATCCAAACTGCTGACGCACTTGACGGGGCTGGACGTACAGGTGAACAAGGCGATTACGGGCGAGAACGCTTTTGCGCATTCATCCGGCATCCATCAGGATGGTCTGTTGAAAGACAAAAACGTATACGAAATCATGTCGCCGGAAGAAGTCGGGGCGGAAAGCATGGAGCTGATCCTGACAGCCCGTTCCGGAAGACACGCATTTAAAAATGCCGTGGAGAAAATCGGCTTCGATACAAGCGATCATGATGACTTCGAGGAACTGTTCGCTAAATTCCTGAAGCTGGCCGACGCCAAAAAAGAGGTTTACGACCATGACGTATTTTACCTGGTGACCGAGCACCGCAAGCTTGACGAGGGCAGCGGCCATCTGTATGAGCTGGAGTCTTTCCAAGTCGTAACCAACGATTTGTATCCGACGGCTACCGTTAAATTGAGAAAAGGCGGCGAAAGCTTCAAAGACAGCATGGTGGGGGACGGTCCGATCGATGCCCTTTACAGTGCCATCAAAGCGCTGGTCGGCCTGGATGTCCATCTGAAGGATTATAAAATCAACAGCATGTCCCGGGGCAAAGAGGCCATCGGCCGCGTCAATATCCGCATGGAATATCAAGGCAAATCCTACTCAGGACGTGCGATGGACACGGACATTATCAAGGCAAGCGCGCTTGCGTTCCTGAACGGGATCAATGCCGCCCTGCTGGATGCTTCGAATGATTTGGAGGCCGCTCCTGCTCCGCAGGAAGCTTGA